A region of the Litchfieldia alkalitelluris genome:
CCAACTAAAAACTCTAGATATTCAGTGGGGTTATTCTCCATCACCAGACCAAGAGGTTGAACGATATCATTCAAGAGAAAATGAAAATAAGCCAGGCCATCCAATTATTGGACCCATTGCAGTAAAAGAAGCAAAACCAGGAATGGTTTTAGAAGTAAGAATTAACGAATTAGTCCCAGGATGGTATGGCCGTAATTGGGCTGGCGGGATGAAAAACTGGCAAAATGAAAAGCTTGGTTTAACAGATTCTGAAAGAGTGCAAGTTGATTGGAAGCTAAATAAAAATACAATGACTGGTACTTGTGAGATTGCTGGAAAAGAATTTCGTGTTGGTCTTGATCCATTTATTGGGTTAATGGGTGTTGCTCCTTCAGAATCTGGTGTGCATTCAACTCCTCCACCAAGGTATTGTGGGGGAAATATCGATTGTAAAGAACTAACCCGTGGTAGTAGTTTATTTTTACCAATATCAGTGGATGGAGCTTTATTTTCAATTGGTGATGGACATGCCTTACAAGGGGACGGGGAAGTATCAGGAACAGCGATTGAATGTCCAATGGATCTGGTTGACATTACTTTAATAGTAAGAGATGATATGCAACTTAGCATGCCAAGAGCTTTAACACCTTCTAGTTGGATTACATTTGGTTTTGATGAGGATTTAAATGAAGCGACTGCTGTTGCACTAGATCAGATGGTCGTTTTAATGAGTGAATTATATCAAATTGAGAAAAACGAAGCCCTTGCTCTTGCAAGTGTAGCCGTTGATTTAAGAATTACTCAAGTTGTTAATGGTGTTAAAGGGGTTCATGCGATTCTAAAGCATGGTTCTATCAGATA
Encoded here:
- a CDS encoding acetamidase/formamidase family protein — translated: MIHKLGLEKENFHGSFSNQYKPILEVNSGDTVQLKTLDIQWGYSPSPDQEVERYHSRENENKPGHPIIGPIAVKEAKPGMVLEVRINELVPGWYGRNWAGGMKNWQNEKLGLTDSERVQVDWKLNKNTMTGTCEIAGKEFRVGLDPFIGLMGVAPSESGVHSTPPPRYCGGNIDCKELTRGSSLFLPISVDGALFSIGDGHALQGDGEVSGTAIECPMDLVDITLIVRDDMQLSMPRALTPSSWITFGFDEDLNEATAVALDQMVVLMSELYQIEKNEALALASVAVDLRITQVVNGVKGVHAILKHGSIR